The Pecten maximus chromosome 14, xPecMax1.1, whole genome shotgun sequence genome includes a region encoding these proteins:
- the LOC117342067 gene encoding uncharacterized protein LOC117342067 isoform X1, translating to MFLVHFLVLLVFIKEIQIVHGKVVGAISKESMIVPDAFWTFSDSHHEVNGSSQETGYIRNTNFDTNYPQYSGPSGDRAVQFLGTPSSYIQFPNDQGALNGAEWGAWFFYINIDTDVGEATILEYEGTCPGGQGLSVRSVNGYLHVHFYSAFGVYETGNSQVKLTPGIWTYIGVTWHYLQPIVYVNYNGVSLHPAIVHNLQSADRIEAHGNVKFGGSFTSDTPFQGRIACLWYQKGYFFKKNKTPLEFCDPQLRSNAMPLDITDVAIAPASGCFPVLVNAPLLRIEERCEEYIVPP from the exons atgtttttagtGCATTTCTTGGTGCTCCTCGTGTTCATCAAAG AGATACAGATAGTGCATGGCAAAGTAGTTGGGGCTATTTCTAAGGAATCGATGATTGTACCAGACGCATTCTGGACGTTCTCCGACTCGCACCACGAAGTAAATGGGAGTTCCCAGGAGACTGGCTATATCCGGAACACAAACTTTGATACAAACTACCCTCAATACAGCGGACCGTCAGGTGACAGAGCTGTACAGTTTCTGGGAACGCCATCCAGCTATATACAATTTCCAAACGACCAGGGCGCGCTGAATGGTGCGGAATGGGGGGCTTGGTTCTTCTACATTAACATAGACACCGATGTCGGTGAGGCGACCATTCTGGAGTACGAAGGCACGTGCCCGGGAGGTCAGGGACTCAGTGTCCGGAGTGTCAATGGATATTTGCACGTGCATTTCTACTCCGCTTTCGGTGTATACGAAACCGGAAATAGTCAAGTAAAGCTCACGCCAGGGATTTGGACGTACATCGGGGTCACTTGGCATTACCTCCAGCCTATAGTCTAC GTCAATTACAATGGGGTATCTCTGCATCCTGCTATAGTACACAATCTCCAGTCTGCAGACCGGATCGAGGCTCACGGAAACGTTAAATTTGGGGGGTCCTTTACCAGTGACACGCCTTTCCAGGGTCGGATCGCGTGCCTGTGGTACCAGAAAGGGTACTTCTTCAAGAAAAACAAGACACCTTTGGAATTTTGTGACCCCCAACTACGTTCTAACGCCATGCCTCTGG ATATAACCGACGTTGCGATAGCCCCAGCTTCTGGTTGTTTCCCGGTCCTTGTAAATG CGCCCCTACTCCGAATCGAAGAAAGATGTGAGGAGTACATTGTCCCGCCGTAA
- the LOC117342067 gene encoding uncharacterized protein LOC117342067 isoform X2, translating to MIVPDAFWTFSDSHHEVNGSSQETGYIRNTNFDTNYPQYSGPSGDRAVQFLGTPSSYIQFPNDQGALNGAEWGAWFFYINIDTDVGEATILEYEGTCPGGQGLSVRSVNGYLHVHFYSAFGVYETGNSQVKLTPGIWTYIGVTWHYLQPIVYVNYNGVSLHPAIVHNLQSADRIEAHGNVKFGGSFTSDTPFQGRIACLWYQKGYFFKKNKTPLEFCDPQLRSNAMPLDITDVAIAPASGCFPVLVNAPLLRIEERCEEYIVPP from the exons ATGATTGTACCAGACGCATTCTGGACGTTCTCCGACTCGCACCACGAAGTAAATGGGAGTTCCCAGGAGACTGGCTATATCCGGAACACAAACTTTGATACAAACTACCCTCAATACAGCGGACCGTCAGGTGACAGAGCTGTACAGTTTCTGGGAACGCCATCCAGCTATATACAATTTCCAAACGACCAGGGCGCGCTGAATGGTGCGGAATGGGGGGCTTGGTTCTTCTACATTAACATAGACACCGATGTCGGTGAGGCGACCATTCTGGAGTACGAAGGCACGTGCCCGGGAGGTCAGGGACTCAGTGTCCGGAGTGTCAATGGATATTTGCACGTGCATTTCTACTCCGCTTTCGGTGTATACGAAACCGGAAATAGTCAAGTAAAGCTCACGCCAGGGATTTGGACGTACATCGGGGTCACTTGGCATTACCTCCAGCCTATAGTCTAC GTCAATTACAATGGGGTATCTCTGCATCCTGCTATAGTACACAATCTCCAGTCTGCAGACCGGATCGAGGCTCACGGAAACGTTAAATTTGGGGGGTCCTTTACCAGTGACACGCCTTTCCAGGGTCGGATCGCGTGCCTGTGGTACCAGAAAGGGTACTTCTTCAAGAAAAACAAGACACCTTTGGAATTTTGTGACCCCCAACTACGTTCTAACGCCATGCCTCTGG ATATAACCGACGTTGCGATAGCCCCAGCTTCTGGTTGTTTCCCGGTCCTTGTAAATG CGCCCCTACTCCGAATCGAAGAAAGATGTGAGGAGTACATTGTCCCGCCGTAA